Proteins co-encoded in one Salmo salar unplaced genomic scaffold, Ssal_v3.1, whole genome shotgun sequence genomic window:
- the LOC106591998 gene encoding zinc finger protein 239-like, which yields MTVTLEEEEEVGDLFNTREGPDSHSDSGETPLGEPDPETPKPARQHHCSQCEKSFKWLRNLKVHERTHTGENPYECSHCGKSFTKLGNLKEHERTHTREKSFQCSQCGKRFTQLRYLKQHEEIHTEDRKTYHCSQCGKIFTGLGNLKIHMRRHSGEKPYHCSHCVKSFTQLGSLKTHERGHTGEKPYHCSHCGRNFRWYASLKEHERIHTGEKPYHCSNCENSFTHRGSLKAHERIHSGEKPYKCSRCEKSFTRLGSLKKHERTHTGEKPFQHTNTQEEKTYHCSHCEKTFSQSEDLKSHERIERLCSDLCF from the coding sequence GAGAGGGACcagactctcactctgacagcGGGGAGACTCCTTTAggggaaccagacccagagacgcccaaaccagcgagacaacaccactgttcccagtgtgaaaagagttttaAGTGGTTAAGGAACCTGAAAGTACATGAGAGAACGCATACAGGAGAAAACCCTTACGaatgctcccactgtggaaagagttttaccaagttagggaacctaaaagagcatgagaggacacacacaagagaaaagagtttccaatgttcccagtgtggaaagaggttTACCCAGTTACGGTACCTGAAACAACATGAAGAAATACACACAGAAGATAGGAAGACctaccactgctctcagtgtggaaagatatTTACTGGGTTAGGGAACCTGAAAATACATATGAGAAGACACTCTGGAGAGAAGCCGtaccactgttcccactgtgtaaagagttttactcagttagggagcctgaaaacacatgagaggggacacactggagagaagccttatcactgttCACACTGTGGAAGGAATTTTAGGTGGTATGCGAGCCTGAaggagcatgagagaatacacacaggagaaaagccttaccactgttccaattgtgaaaatagttttacccATCGAGGGAGCCTGAAagcgcatgagagaatacactcaggagaaaagccttacaaaTGTTCCCGATGTGAAAAGAGTTTTACCCGGTTAGGGAGCTTGAAAaagcatgagagaacacacacaggagaaaagcctttccaacatactaatacacaggaggagaagacataccactgctctcattgtgaaaagacattttcccagtcagaggacctgaaatcacatgagagaatagagaggctgtgttctgacttatgtttttga